GAACATTGAACATTGAACATTGAACATTGAACATTGAACATTGAACATTGAACATTGAACATTGAACATTGAACATTGAACATTGAACATTGAACATTGAACATTGAACATTGAACATTGAACATTGTTCTCTTTTCAATATTTTTATTTCCTTATTCCTTGTTGAATATTCTTAATTCGATCATAAAGATAGCTTCGTTTTAGCTACCAAAAGTTCATCCCAGCGTGTGGTATATCTGTTACTGAGATGGTTTTGATTCATCAGCCACTTATTTCGATGATCTCCCTTTTTATGTAGGCCTGTAGCTGCAAATGCAGCGTAATTACGTCCAAACTTAGAATTGATACGGTCCATACATTCCATTAAACGGTGCTGTTTTTTGGTATATAATTCCGGATCAAAAAGATCCATTTGAACTTCACTATTAGGCACAATACCCGTCAGCATCACAGCAGCCTTTTTATATTTTCGGCCTTCCTCGAATGCTTTTTGGGTGAGCATTTTACCAACATGGATAAGGGTGGGGGTATGGGCGGTGGGAACTCTCAGGGCATACCCAGCTCCAAATTTATATTTCCCGCGAATATTATCGTATTTATCTCCAATAAGATTAATACTGATATTTGACGCTACCGAATGTTGGGCTCGTAGTTTTTCAGTTGCACGACTTACGAAGGTAGCTACTGCTTCCTGAACATCTCCTAAATCATATAGTGGTTTACCAAACATTCGGGAAGTGAGGATGCCTTTTCGAGAGTCTCTTCCTGTTCCAAGTCCTGAACACGGGATTCCGTTTAATTCTAACACAGTTCTTAATCCCGTTATAGCCAGGTGCTTTCGAACCCATTTTCGGTTGTTGATCGTTTCTTTAAGCTGGAATGCATTTTCGATTCCAAATCGATTAATACGAATGGTTAATCCTTGTCCAATGCCCCAAATATTTTGTACTGGTGTTTGTTTTAGAAACTCATTCAGATTGGGGTGGGTAGTTAAATCTAATACTCCATCAAACGGTTTATTCTTCTTGGCAATATGATTGGCAATTTTAGCGAGGGTTTTACTTGGAGCTATTCCAACTGAAACAGGAAGCCCGGTCCACTTGAAAATAGTTTGTCTCAGCACTTGGCCATAGGTAGTCAGTTGGGGGTAAATATTAGTGGAAAGTTCGGCAAAGGCTTCGTCAATACTATATATCTCAATATCGTGAGTGAGGGAGCGAAGAGTTTCCATCACCCGATGGCTCATGTCTCCATAAAGTGCGTAATTGGAAGATCGAATCTGGACCCTCTTTTCTTTGAATTCCTTTCGGTATTTGAATTCCGGAGCTCCCATAGGTATGCCAGCTTCTTTTGCTTCCTCTGAACGTGCGATTACGCAACCATCATTATTCGAAAGGATAGCTATTGGTTTACCAATTAAGGTTGGATCAAATGCTCGTTCACAAGAGGCATAGAAATTATTGCAGTCGATCATGGCATAAGCCAGCCCTGACGGATTTGATGTAGGGGCTTTTAAAAACATTTTGGAAAAAATTTTGATTCGATATTAATCCACTTCATAAACAGGCTCTTGTTTCGATTCTGCTTCATCTACCGGGCGAAAACGATGAATTAAATGAGTGACTATTCCCCAAATCATCCAGTTTGTATCCTGAGAAATAAAGATAGGCGGGTGTTTAATATCTCCAGTGGTTAAGAAGGTATTCGCTCCTTTTATGACAAGTCTCCGGATAATGATTTCTTCCTCATAAGAAGCTATGATAATAGATCCGTTTTGTGGAGTAAGAGAACGGTCTACCACTAAGATATCTTGATGATAAATACCAGCAGCTTTCATGGCATTTCCATCGGCTCGCACATAAAATGTAGAAGTAGGTCTTTGTACAATCAGCTCTTCCAGGCTTAATGCTTTTTCCAAATGATCTCCGGCGGGAGAAGGGAAGCCGGTTTCAATTTTTCGGGAAAGCTTGAGTAGCTCAGAATTATTTTGAGGTGCTATGGGAGAATAAGAGGGTAATCCGGACATAAAAAATGCACATATATAAATATATGTGCATTATATGTGTATTCAATAAGAAAGTAAACTGATTTATAGTATTTAGATTAAAATTAATCGACTAGATATATCAGTTATTTAAAGCAAGAGACTCTGCATATTTGAACATAAGTGCTAAATGCTCATCATCTTTGAAATCCAGCTTATTCTCTTTTGCGTAAGTATCGACAGCCTTGCGATTGTCATCAAATAGTCGGAGGACATTTCTCTTTCTCATTTTAACGCGATCAAACTTTCCATCTTTAATGACATAGTAAGCAGTGTACTGAATAAAGGCGTCTGTTTTAGTAGCTGTTGAATAAGAGGAAACATCCTTTTGCAGACTAACCCCTGTATGCTTTAAAAAGGTAACATTATCACCTTCATGAATAACTTTGAATAATGAGTACTTGTTAAGGTCGTCTTTTCCACCTGTTTGGAAACCGTTTTTAAAGGTTAACGAAGGCGTCATAATCTTAATGGCAGATACCGCAGAATTTTCAATACCAATAAGTTTGTTTCCTCTGTTCACTAAAATACGGTTATTGGCCAGGTCGATGTTGAGGTTAACAGGTACAGTTTGCGAATTACCTGAAACCAAAACCCCTCTTACAAATTCATCAAAAAGTAATGGGTTTCCTTCAACTTCAGTGGCTTGAAATGCATAGATAGTGGTACCATCCATAGCTTCTCCGACCTGGCTTACATAATCATCAAATTCGATTTGAGCAAAACTTAACTGAGTAATAAAAAGAGCAGAGATTGTAAGTAGTATTTTTTTGGTCATTGTATTTTCCCTTCTTTAAAATTTATCATGTAATGGTAACAAATTTGGAGCTTTTAAACATGAATTACGTTATTCTGTTACAGCTTTTATAACAGATTAGACACTGAAAAAGTATTATTTGTATGTATCTGATTTTTGATACTGAAACTACGGGGCTTCCCCGTGATTATTCGGCACCCATAACTGACTTAGATAACTGGCCAAGACTCGTTCAATTAGCCTGGCAGCTGCACGATCATACCGGGAAGTTGATGAGTAGTGGGAACTATATCGTAAAACCGGAAGGCTTTACGATCCCATTTAATTCAGAAAAAATTCATGGCATTTCTACTAAAAGAGCGATGGAAGAAGGTCATGATCTTGAGTTTGTTTTGCTTGAATTCCGAAAGGACATTAATAAAGCCCATTTCTTAATCGGGCATAATGTCTCTTTTGATGAAAAAGTAATGGGAGCAGAATTTCTTCGGAAAAAGGTGGCTTCCGGGATCATGGATACTCCAAAAATAGACACGAAAGATGAGAGTACAGAATATTGTGCCATACCAGGTGCCCGGGGATATAAATGGCCCACGTTAACTGAACTCCACAAGAAATTATTTGGGGTAGATTTTGATGATGCTCATGACGCAGCTGCTGATGTTGAGGCTACCACTCGCTCTTTCTTGGAGCTGGTACGCTTGGGGGTTATCAATATTAATTTTCCGTTGGATGCTAAGCTATACGAATCCTCTCAAAGCTACATTGTAAGAGATCATTACATAGATCTGGTTTCGCCTTCTCGTATAAAAAAAAAAGAAGACCAAGGAAATGAAGCGGGAGGAGACAGAGAGAAGGATTTACGCTCTGAGGTAGTACTTGATGAAGATGTAGTTTTTACCCATTTACACTGTCATTCAAAATACTCGGTATTGCAAGCAACTGCGGGCGTGAAAGAATTGGTGGCAAAAGCTAAGAACCTCGGGATGCCTGCTGTGGCCCTCACGGATAAAGGCAACATGTATGGTGCTTTTGCATTCGCGTCTGCAGCACATGCTGTAGAAATAAAGCCAATTTTAGGTTGTGAGTTTTATGTAGTTGACGATCGCCATCAAAAGAAATTTACACGCGAAAAGAAAGATCGTCGATACCAAATACCTTTTTTGGCGAAAAACCAGGAAGGATATAAGAACCTTACCAAATTATGCTCGATAGGATTTACCGAAGGTTATTACTATAAATTTCCCAGGGTTGATAAAGAAGTCATTAAACAACATAGTGAGCATCTCATTTGTTTAAGTGGAAATACGAGGGGTCTTTTAGGGGACTTAATACTTAATAAAGGTGAACAATTCGCGGAAGAAGAGTTAGCCTGGTGGATGGAGGTGTTTGGAGATGATTTCTATCTGGAAGTGGTTAATCATGGCCTTGATGAGGAACACCGGGTAAATGAGATCTTCAAAGAATTTTCTCAAAAGTATGGGGTAAAGCTTGTAGCTAGTAATAATGTGTTTTATCTGGAAGAGGAGGATGCCAAAGCACACGACGCACTCATATGTATTGATGATGGAACATTGGTGAGTACTCCTATTGGCAAAGGCCGGGAATTTAGGTATGGCTTTCCTAATGAGGAATTTTATTTCAAAGATACTGAGGCAATGACGGCATTATTTGCCGATATGCCCGAAGCTATTATAAACTCACAGGAGATAGTCGATAAAATAGAACCTATTAAACTGGCAAGAGAGGTAATCTTACCAAAATTTGATATCCCGGAAGGTTTTGATAATGAAGACGATTATTTAAGACATCTCACTTTAGAAGGAGCTAAAAGCCGATACCCAGATTTTTCAGATGAGGTAAAGGAACGGATCGACCTCGAGCTTGGAATTATAAAAGACATGGGTTTCCCCGGCTACTTTCTGATTGTTCAGGACTTTATTGCCGCTGCCAGAGATATGGGGGTGTATGTAGGGCCTGGAAGAGGGTCTGCTGCTGGTTCGGTAGTAGCCTATTGTACAGGGATCACAAATATTGACCCTCTTACTTACGATTTACTTTTTGAGCGTTTTTTAAATCCAGAACGTGTATCTATGCCTGATATCGACATCGATTTTGATGACGACGGCAGGCAAAAAGTAATCGAGTATGTGGTGAATAAATATGGAAAAGATCAGGTAGCCCATATCATTACCTTTGGTTCTATGGCCGCTCGTTCATCGGTACGAGATGTAGCACGGGTGCTGGACCTTCCGCTTTCTGATGCAGACCGAATTGCCAAACTGGTTCCGGAACGCCCTGGTACCTCACTTGATGACGCGTTTTCTGAAGTAAAAGAACTGCGTGAAATAAAAGCAGGAGAAGGCTTAGAAGCAGAGACCCTGAAAATGGCTCATGTATTAGAAGGGTCAGTGAGAAATACCGGAATTCATGCCGCAGGAATTATCATTGCTCCGGATGATTTAACTGAATATATCCCTGTAAGTACAGCCAAAGATGCCGACTTAACAGTAACTCAGTTTGATGGTAGCGTTATTGAAAATGCCGGGATGTTGAAAATGGATTTTCTTGGCCTTAAAACATTATCCATTTTAAAAACGGCAATAGGGTATGTAAAAGAGAATCATGGAAAAGAATATAACTTAGATGATGTTCCTCTTGATGATCCTGTTACCTATAAACTTTATCAAAAAGGTGGGACACTAGGTACTTTTCAGTTTGAAAGTGAAGGGATGAGAAAATATCTAAAGGATTTGAAGCCTAGCGATGTTAATGATCTCATTGCGATGAACGCTCTCTATCGGCCGGGGCCGATGCAGTTTATTCCCAATTATATTGAGAGGAAACATGGACGTGAAAAGGTAGAATACGATCATGATGATCTGATTCCATTGCTTGAAAATACCTATGGGATTATGATTTATCAGGAGCAGATCATGAAAGTGGCTCAGCAAATGGGAGGATATACCTTAGGAGAAGCCGACGTATTGCGGCGGATTATGGGTAAGAAGAAGCCACAACTATTGCCCCCTGAGGAAGAGAAGTTTGTGAGGCAAGCCAAAGAACTTGGCTATGATGAAAAAACTGCCAAAGAAGTTTTTGACAAAATGGCCATGTTTGCCGGCTACGGATTTAACAAGTCCCACTCCGCTGCTTATTCCGTAGTAGCGTATCACACCATGTATTTTAAGGCAAATTATCCTGCGGAATATATGGCCTCAGTAATGAGCCACAATATGAGTGACATCAAAAAAGTAGCTGCTTTTATCGAGGAATGTCAAAAGATGAATATACCTGTAGATGCTCCAAACATTAACACTGCTCGAGGTAAGTTTGTAGCAAAAGAAGGACGTGTTCAATATGGTATGTCAGCAATTAAGGGAGTGGGGTCTTCAGCCATCCAACATATTGTTAAAGAGCGTGAAGAGAACGGCTTATATCAAAGCGTATTCGATTTTGCGGCCAGGGTTGACCTTCGGGTATGTAATAGAAGAACGTTGGAAAGCTTGATACAAGCAGGTGCTTTTGATGCTTTGGACGAAAATCGGGCTCAGCTACTATTCGGGATTGATGATATTCTAGCGTACGCTTCTCGTAAGCAGGAAGAAAAACGTCGTAATCAGGTAAACCTGTTCGGAGGTGCTTCGGGAGGAGGAGTGTTCCAAGAGCCGAAGTTAAAATCGGTGCCTAAATGGAGTAGTATTGAGCGCTTGAACAAAGAGCGAGAACTCATCGGTTTTTATCTGAGTGGACATCCTTTAAATCGGTTTAAAGAAGATATTCGTTTATTTGGGAAGCAGAATTTAAGCGAAGAATGCTTGGGTAAACTTGTCCATGATAGCGAATTACGTTTTATCGCGATTATTACTTCAAAACGTCAAGCAACAGATAAGAAGGGAAGGCCCATTGCTTTTCTACAGGTAGAAGATCTGAATTCCTCGCTGGAAGTTGCTGTATTTAGTCGGGAGTTCGACAAATTTTCGGCACTGATTGAAGTGGATAATGTAGTTTATATTACCGGAAGATTTACCAAAAGAGATCGTGGCAATAGTATGATTGTTACAAACATGGAGAGGGTTGAGAATCTTCGGGAGAAATTTCAGGACCGATTGCGATTAAAACTGGATGTGGTCACTGAAGCACTAACCAAGCAGGATATTGCACAAATGGAAACCTTGTTTGAGTTGAACAGGGGAAATACCATTGTAAAAATGGATGTACATAGTAGAGAAGCAGAAACACCTATAAAGATGAACCTTCGCAATTTTGTGGTTGATCCGAATGATGAGTTACTAAAAGGCTTGAAAGAAGTGTTAGGGGAACAGGCAGTTGAGTTAACCCTTGCTAATTAAATAGCTTCATCCAACCCAATGTGAAGAATAGTAGGATAAAACGGTAGAGTTGCATAAGAGGGATAAACAGGAAGTTTAAGAGCAGCCACTTAAAACCATTCATAGCTTTGGAGCCTGAAAAGAAATTTCTGTACAGAAAAAAACCGAATACGTTCAGTAATAAAGTCAGGTAAACGGTGGTCGAAATCTCTGTAATCCCCTGGATCATTAGCTCAGAATTAGTAAGATCAGCGATTAACATATATAGTCCTGGAACAGCTGAAATACCAAAGAATATCATAAATGCATACAACGTAAAGCTGTAGTTAAAGTGATGAAGAAGGGGTTTAATTTTCCTTGAAGAAAGATTCAATAGCAAGGTCAGGCCTCCGAAAAGAAAGGGAAGAATTATTAGTATGGCTTTTGAGATGACAGTTGTTACTTCATCATATTGTAGCTGGTATGCTTCATACTCCATTCCGGAAGTTGCTATCTGAGCCTGAATGAAATCGTAAGTGAGATCGCTTTGTAGTAGTCTGTGAAGCTGAGTATTTAATGTGGTTTTAAAAGTGTCAAAGACAGGGAAGAAGAAATAAAAAGCATTCGCGATAAGGAAGAGTTTGATCGGGGAAATATATTTCTTTCGTGCTCCGCCTACATATTCCTGAACATATTTACCAGGCTTTAGAACAAATGTTTTAATACTCCTGATAAGTTTGCCATCAGATTCCAGCAAAAAAGACAAAGCATCTCCGACTAGTATAGTTATTGAGGAGTCTTTTTCAGTAAGTCGGCGTTCCCCACAATTTGGGCAATAAGGAGTATTAAATGGTTTGCTACGCGTTGGGCAATTTTCAGTAGCTAAAATATCTGACATTGTTCTACTTCCCGTTCAATTCTTGCAACCAGTTCTTCTATAAAATCAGCTTGTTCAGGTCGCATGAGTACGCTTCTCAGGATAGTAACAGTTTCGGTATTTACCTCAAAATTCGGATGGAATTCAGTAAAACTATCAGCAGGTACTTTATATAAGGAGAGATAGAATTTTCTGGTGTTCATTCCAGCATCAAATACCTTTTTAGAGATAGAAGATATCTGCTCAGTAGTTCTTATTTCATTCGTTTTTGGGAAATAAGTAAGGATATCGAGCTGGGGCATTTTGTAAGGGGTCAAAAAAGGGCAGGTCTCCATTAATGAGAACCCTTTAAGCGCTGCTTGCCTGCATCTAGCCAAAATAGGGCCAAAACCCTCGCGCTCTTTTAAAGGGAAACATTGTAATGTTGCCCAAAAAGCAACAGCGGCAGCTCCGGCTCTGGAGCATTCGAGACTAATTTCTCCAAGGTGTAAATCATCAGAAGTAAAATAGGTATATGGAGAATCATGCTTATAGAAACTACCCACATCCGGATTCTTAAAAAGAATGGCGCCACAACCATAGGGCTGAAGGCCATGTTTGTGAGGGTCTACTACAATACTGTCAGCCTCCTGCATTAATTTCCAGCAGGTGCCATCGATGAGTTCGGAATCTTTTAATGCTCTAAAGAAGCCGCCATAAGCAGAATCGATATGAATTCGGATATCATGTTTCTTTGCCCAGGGCAAAATAACATCCAATGGTTCAACTTCTCCAAGACCAGTGGTTCCCAAAGTGACAATGATAGTTCCTATCTCTGAAGCGTTTATACTTTTCAGGTCAAAATTTCCATCGGGTTTAACGGGAATTTTAACTCCTTCTATTCCTAATACCTCGCACATCCTTTCATGGGTGTAATGTGCATGTTCAGAAAAGGCGATCTTTTTTCCCGGATGAGACTTTCGTGCTACCCAAAGTGCTTCCAGATTTGCGATGGTACCACTGGAAGTAAGGTGACCTAAATATTGATCTCCATATCCAAAGAACCCAGCTAACAACTTTATGACTTCCTTTTCCATCTCAGAAGAAGGTGGCCCACCATCAAGTGCATGGTTGTTAGGGTTTATGTGCATTGCCAGCGAATACGCAGCCTGGGCTATATAATGGGGTGGTTTAAGCATTTGTCCGGCGTATACCGGATGATGGAAGGGGTAATTTCCTTCCATTCGCGAAGCTAGTTCCTGGAATACGTTGGAAATTTTTTCTTCAGAAACAGAAAGCGTGGGATCTATCTCCCACGCTCCATAAGAATCGCGCCATTGTTTAAGGCTGTCAAGAGCCTGATTAAATACTCTTTCAACCTTTTCTGCCATTATCTCAGATTTACAAGAAATCCTACTGCAAGAACCTGCTTGGTTTGTAGTTCTGTGGTAACATCGTCGTCATATACCAACTCGAACTGGAAGGACGCTGTTAAATACTGATTGATTCTACCGGAAAGTTCATTGGCCCAGGATACATCCGTTCTGTCAAAGCTATTATTCAGGTTGGTGAAGGTTTCAAAACGACTAGTGTAGGTTACATTCGCTAGTATCTCTTTGTTGAAACTAATACCCGTTGTCAAACCACCCTCAGCAAATACATTCTCTCCAACATCAACCCCGTAGCTAGGCAGTAAATCTTCATCTCCTACGTAGGTTTGTTTAAGTCCCAAACCTGCTTCAAATGAGATATAATCAGCAGGAGTATATGCATAACCGATAGTTTGTGAAAAATAACCCGGAGCCATGAAGTTAGAGATTCTTGTTCTTGGATCAGTCGAATAGTCGTATCCGTCATAGAACTGAGTTACAAATGACACCTCCGCGAATGCATTCATTGTGTTTTCATCATTTAAGATGTAAGCTAATCGGTGTTTGGTAGCAATTCGGTCATCTGTTTTCCGGCTGTCTTCTCCCTCAATATTTGTAAGGCCATATCTAAGGTTAAAAACATATCCATAGGTCAGTTTACCCTTTCTGTAGGCACCATTTAATCTGGTGAAGAAAGTTGCGGCAATGTTATTCTGGCCACCAGCCGCCCAATTGTTATAAGTTGCCTGTGAACCATTAATACCAGCTACCCATGTCGTTGCCCACTCATTGTCGAGTGTATCCGGGATAATGATAGTTTCTTGTGCAGATGATGAATAGGTAATGCCCAGGGCAAAAAAAACGGGCAAAATTCTGCCTACTAATGTTTTCATTCTTTACTTGATTGGTTTTGATTCTAATTATTCTTGAACAAAATCACTTGTTCTAGAGAGTCATTGTTAAGTATCACCTCAATATGCTCTCCAAATTTTGTTGGAACCTCTATGCCGGTAAGTTCAGAAAGTACCGGATATTTACGATGCCCTCGATCTACCAAGGTAAGCACTTCAATGGTTTCGGGTTCATTAGAAAAACATATAGTTGAGAGTGCATTGAACATGGTTTTACCTGAAAAGATAACATCATCAATAATAAGCACTTTCTTTTCAGTACAGTTCGGGAGATTTTTTTTGGGACCAATATCCTGAACAAAAAACTGATGTACTTCAAACTCTCTCTTAGATATGGATTTAAGATAAGAGTTCAGCATAGTTGCAGTAGCAAAGCCTCGTTCATTTAATCCAATGAGTATGAGTTCACCTTCCTCACTTAGTGTCTCCCAAACCTGAATAGCTAACCGTTTGAGTGTGCGGGAAATTTGATCCCGGTTCATTAACGTAATTTGTTCTGGCATAGCAAGATTTTGAATTGTTTTAAATGTACCATTTTATTTATCTATTTAGGAAGCTTTGCTTTAAATTGAAGAGTCACTGTTTTACATTAACAGTGTTAACCTAAACATTTTATCTGAAGCTATGAGTTCAAAAGGAGATGCGCTTTTAGCATTAATAAGTGGGTTTATTGCCGGTACAATAACTGGGTTGTTATTGGCTCCAAAATCAGGCAGGGAAAGTCGCCAATGGATTTCAGAACATACTGGTGAGGCGAAAGACTGGGTTGAAAGTCGGGGAACCCGCATAATCAAAGAAAGCGAACAAAAGATTAAGAATATATCACAGGGAGTAAAAGACGCATTACCTGATCTGTATGAAGCCACCTCAGATATCCATTTTGAGGATGATGAACTAGAAGATGCCTGAAAAGGAGCATCTTTTACAGTGGATTTGGGAGCAGCTTCTTTTTGATACAACTTCCTTGAAAACTACAGAGGGGAAAGCTCTTCGCATTCTCAATCAAGGGTTGCGCAATTCAACGGACGGTCCTGATTTTTTGCAGGCTACCATACAAATAGGAACTTTAGTGTGGAGTGGAGCTATTGAGATTCATATCAACTCTTCTTCTTGGTATCATCATGCTCATCATCTGGATGAAGCTTATAACCAGGTAGTACTTCATGTGGTCTTTGAAGAGCGCCCAAAAAAAGTTTATTGTCAGAATGGTAGTTGCCCGCCAACTTTAAACTTACAACCTTACCTGGCCCAGGAGTTACAACAGCTACTCAAACATGCTAATGATGCTGTTGCATCCTGTTCAGGAAAACTTTCGTTCATCTCAAAAGAAGCTTTCGATGAACAATTGAGGCGTGCTCATCTTGAATACCTCGAGAAGAAGGGAAATGATATACTATCCTTCTATAATCCTGACCAAATTCCTTCCTTAGCCTGGAAACATGCTCTTATTCTGGCTTTATTCGATGGCTTTGGTATTGTTCATAATAGAAGTCAAATGGTTGAAGTTGGAAGGTTTGTTTTGGATCGTTTAGAATTGTCCATAAAAGAGATTACAGATCAAGCAAATACCTTTGCAGGTTTTCGAGCTGGGGAGCCAGGGCTTTCATGGAACCTGAAGGGAGTGTATCCGGCTAGTCATCCACAAAAAAGAATTCCCCAGGCAATAGAGTTTGCCAAATCTATTATTGATACTCCATTCGAACTATTTCTCAAACAGCATCCCAGATCCATTTGGAAATCCTGGATTGAAAAGGTGTGTATATCAAATGGTTCTAAGGCTAAGATTCTGTACAGTACGGTGTTCATTCCAGCGCTACATATGTTAGGTACTTTATTTGCATCAGAAAAAGTAACACGCCATGCCCTTGAAGAGTGGAACTCAATTTGTATACCCCTGCCATCCTCAACCAGGCAATATTTTAGTCAAATGGTTGAGCCTCATGAGTTTCAAAGGTTTGCAACCCCTGGGTTAATTCATCAGCATCGCAGCTATTGTTCCAGGCTCAATTGTCATCATTGCATTGTACTTAAAAAAGCAATTTCATCTTGATTGCGTTTTAAAGTGTCCCTATCTTTTAAGTCTGTCGATGACACGATATTGCCCGGTCGTCTAATGGCAGGACACCTGGTTTTGGTCCAGTATGTGGGGGTTCGAGTCCTCCCCGGGCAACAACACTCAGAAGAATGGATGGGATACACTCTTCTGTTTTATGTAATCCTGAATAACTTCAGTGCTAGCAACAAAATAACTTGGATAGTCCTCTCGCAATATTTTCCGGTACCAGTAATCCGGCTCTAGCTCGAGCTATAGCAAAGGAATATGGAACTACTTTGGGTAAAGTTACCACCAAGCAATTCTCTGATGGAGAGCTGTACGTAAAGTTCCAGCAAAGCATCCGTGGCGAAGATATTTTTATTATTCAGCCAACTCCTCCTCCGGGCGATAATATCATTGAACTTCTTTTGATGCTTGATGCAGCTAAAAGAGCTTCTGTAAAAAGAGTGACTGCCGTAATTCCCTATTTTGGATATGCTCGTCAAGATCGAAAAGATCAACCGCGGGTATCGATAGGCTCAAAACTCATGGCTAACCTTTTGGTTGAGGCCGGCGCCGATCGAATCCTTACCATGGACTTACATGCTGCACAGATTCAGGGTTTCTTCGATATACCACTCGACCATTTATATGCGAGTCGAGTATTTATCGATCACTTCACTAAAGATCCTATTGATAATCTGGTAGTTGTTGCTCCTGATGTTGGAAGTCTTAAAATGGCTCGCTCTTATGCTAAAAAGCTGGGGGCTTCACTTGCCTTTATCGACAAAAGACGTCCTGAGCAGAATAAGTCAGAGATCATGAACATTATTGGTGAGGTGGAAGGCAAGAACGTGTTAATAGTTGATGACTTAATCGACACGGCCGGTACATTGACAAATGCGGCAGCAGCTATGAAAGAACGCGGAGCATTAAATATCTCCGCCATTTGCTCTCATCCGATTTTATCAGGTCCGGCTTTTCAGCGAATTGATGATTCGCCCATTGATGAATTATTGGTAACAGATACTGTGCCTCTGCGCCAGCCATCTGACAAGATTAAAGTATTAAGTGTGGCAAATATTTTTGCTGAAGCGATACAACGTATTCATACCAATGATACCATCAGTGCACTGTTTGATAATTAATGAGATAAGAAAAAATAAAAATGGCATATCCAGAATTAGTAAAACTTGACGGAACTGTTCGCGAACTAAGCAAACAGACTAATAAAGCACTTCGTGCTGAAAAACGAGTTCCTGCAGTTCTTTATGGTCCTGAAGTTGAAGAGAATATTCATTTTTCAATTGATGAGCTTGAGCTTGAAAAGATCCTAAGAAAGGCTCAAACCAAA
This sequence is a window from Balneola sp.. Protein-coding genes within it:
- a CDS encoding YtxH domain-containing protein — encoded protein: MSSKGDALLALISGFIAGTITGLLLAPKSGRESRQWISEHTGEAKDWVESRGTRIIKESEQKIKNISQGVKDALPDLYEATSDIHFEDDELEDA
- a CDS encoding DUF3078 domain-containing protein encodes the protein MKTLVGRILPVFFALGITYSSSAQETIIIPDTLDNEWATTWVAGINGSQATYNNWAAGGQNNIAATFFTRLNGAYRKGKLTYGYVFNLRYGLTNIEGEDSRKTDDRIATKHRLAYILNDENTMNAFAEVSFVTQFYDGYDYSTDPRTRISNFMAPGYFSQTIGYAYTPADYISFEAGLGLKQTYVGDEDLLPSYGVDVGENVFAEGGLTTGISFNKEILANVTYTSRFETFTNLNNSFDRTDVSWANELSGRINQYLTASFQFELVYDDDVTTELQTKQVLAVGFLVNLR
- a CDS encoding ribose-phosphate pyrophosphokinase produces the protein MDSPLAIFSGTSNPALARAIAKEYGTTLGKVTTKQFSDGELYVKFQQSIRGEDIFIIQPTPPPGDNIIELLLMLDAAKRASVKRVTAVIPYFGYARQDRKDQPRVSIGSKLMANLLVEAGADRILTMDLHAAQIQGFFDIPLDHLYASRVFIDHFTKDPIDNLVVVAPDVGSLKMARSYAKKLGASLAFIDKRRPEQNKSEIMNIIGEVEGKNVLIVDDLIDTAGTLTNAAAAMKERGALNISAICSHPILSGPAFQRIDDSPIDELLVTDTVPLRQPSDKIKVLSVANIFAEAIQRIHTNDTISALFDN
- a CDS encoding DUF2851 family protein, with product MPEKEHLLQWIWEQLLFDTTSLKTTEGKALRILNQGLRNSTDGPDFLQATIQIGTLVWSGAIEIHINSSSWYHHAHHLDEAYNQVVLHVVFEERPKKVYCQNGSCPPTLNLQPYLAQELQQLLKHANDAVASCSGKLSFISKEAFDEQLRRAHLEYLEKKGNDILSFYNPDQIPSLAWKHALILALFDGFGIVHNRSQMVEVGRFVLDRLELSIKEITDQANTFAGFRAGEPGLSWNLKGVYPASHPQKRIPQAIEFAKSIIDTPFELFLKQHPRSIWKSWIEKVCISNGSKAKILYSTVFIPALHMLGTLFASEKVTRHALEEWNSICIPLPSSTRQYFSQMVEPHEFQRFATPGLIHQHRSYCSRLNCHHCIVLKKAISS
- a CDS encoding aminotransferase class I/II-fold pyridoxal phosphate-dependent enzyme, translating into MAEKVERVFNQALDSLKQWRDSYGAWEIDPTLSVSEEKISNVFQELASRMEGNYPFHHPVYAGQMLKPPHYIAQAAYSLAMHINPNNHALDGGPPSSEMEKEVIKLLAGFFGYGDQYLGHLTSSGTIANLEALWVARKSHPGKKIAFSEHAHYTHERMCEVLGIEGVKIPVKPDGNFDLKSINASEIGTIIVTLGTTGLGEVEPLDVILPWAKKHDIRIHIDSAYGGFFRALKDSELIDGTCWKLMQEADSIVVDPHKHGLQPYGCGAILFKNPDVGSFYKHDSPYTYFTSDDLHLGEISLECSRAGAAAVAFWATLQCFPLKEREGFGPILARCRQAALKGFSLMETCPFLTPYKMPQLDILTYFPKTNEIRTTEQISSISKKVFDAGMNTRKFYLSLYKVPADSFTEFHPNFEVNTETVTILRSVLMRPEQADFIEELVARIEREVEQCQIF